The Mytilus galloprovincialis chromosome 7, xbMytGall1.hap1.1, whole genome shotgun sequence genome has a window encoding:
- the LOC143082010 gene encoding integrase/recombinase xerD homolog — translation MCLLSYAGFLRFSELANLKRSNVTFFPTHVKLFLEQSKADVYREGRDVVISKTGNNTCPVAMLEHYMKLAKISENSDEFIFRSLSYCSKSDTYKLRKNVPISYTRAREVLLNALETIGLDKKQFGLHSLRSGGATAAAAAGVEDRLFKKHGRWKSENAKDGYIKESIDNRLSVSKKLGI, via the coding sequence ATGTGCTTATTAAGTTATGCAGGATTTTTACGATTCTCTGAATTAGCTAATTTGAAAAGATCTAATGTAACCTTTTTTCCTACTCATGTTAAGCTATTTTTAGAACAGAGCAAAGCTGATGTTTACAGGGAAGGTCGTGATGTAGTTATTTCTAAAACTGGAAATAATACTTGTCCAGTGGCTATGTTAGAACATTATATGAAGTTAgctaaaatttcagaaaattctGACGAATTTATATTCAGGTCTTTAAGTTATTGTAGTAAAAGTGATACTTATAAGTTAAGGAAAAATGTACCAATTTCATACACTAGAGCTAGAGAAGTATTGTTGAATGCATTAGAAACCATCGGTTTAGATAAAAAACAGTTTGGTCTTCACAGTTTACGTTCAGGTGGAGCAACCGCTGCAGCTGCAGCAGGAGTTGAAGATCGTCTATTTAAAAAGCATGGGCGATGGAAAAGCGAAAATGCTAAAGATGGTTATATAAAAGAAAGTATAGATAATAGATTGTCAGTATCTAAAAAATTGGGTATATAA